A genomic region of Pseudomonas migulae contains the following coding sequences:
- a CDS encoding DUF2388 domain-containing protein, with the protein MRRLIIISSLVLCLPFGSAFAKVDAGDVATSAGVSASLYSTFKDDKLMIPARDDASSFVASGGAIRGVYLESVMKQIRQDNPGLNASDEDLARAILVQEGAAAGQ; encoded by the coding sequence ATGCGCCGCCTGATCATTATCTCTTCCCTTGTGTTGTGCTTACCCTTCGGCTCGGCTTTCGCGAAAGTGGATGCGGGCGATGTGGCCACGTCGGCCGGGGTTTCCGCTTCGCTGTACTCGACCTTCAAGGACGACAAACTCATGATTCCCGCCCGGGATGACGCCTCCAGCTTCGTGGCCAGTGGCGGTGCGATTCGTGGCGTGTACCTGGAGTCGGTCATGAAGCAGATCCGCCAGGACAATCCCGGACTGAACGCCAGCGACGAAGACCTGGCCAGAGCCATTCTCGTCCAGGAAGGCGCCGCTGCCGGACAATGA
- a CDS encoding methyltransferase family protein: MKISARLAFFAIVSTLAYLGLAVWGLGGFAAFFSHAALVVVALATLVMAIASLFTEVNLSSGEREDRANRWVLPAFGVIGTVSGFLPAYTDRIDVWTFGGEGVRWLGALLFIVGGVLRLWPVFVLGKRFSGLVAIQPGHRLVTDGIYRTLRNPSYLGMLVIALGWALAFRSGVGLLLAALTVIPLIARIHAEEALLRAQFGGEYEAYCSRSWRLIPGVY, from the coding sequence ATGAAAATCTCGGCCAGACTGGCGTTTTTCGCCATCGTGAGCACCCTCGCCTACCTTGGGCTCGCTGTGTGGGGGTTAGGCGGGTTTGCCGCGTTTTTCTCCCATGCCGCGCTGGTGGTCGTTGCCCTGGCGACCCTGGTGATGGCGATCGCGTCGCTGTTCACCGAAGTCAATCTCAGCTCGGGCGAACGGGAAGACCGGGCCAATCGCTGGGTGCTGCCGGCCTTCGGGGTGATCGGGACAGTGAGCGGTTTTTTACCGGCCTACACCGACCGGATCGATGTCTGGACCTTCGGTGGCGAAGGCGTGCGCTGGCTCGGGGCGTTGCTGTTCATCGTCGGCGGCGTATTGCGCCTGTGGCCGGTGTTTGTGCTGGGCAAGCGTTTCAGCGGTCTGGTGGCCATTCAACCGGGGCACCGACTGGTCACCGACGGGATTTATCGAACGTTGCGCAACCCCAGTTATCTGGGGATGTTGGTCATTGCCCTGGGTTGGGCGCTGGCTTTTCGTTCCGGCGTCGGCCTGTTGCTGGCAGCACTGACGGTGATCCCGCTGATCGCCCGCATTCACGCCGAAGAAGCGCTGCTGCGTGCGCAGTTTGGTGGTGAATATGAGGCGTATTGCAGCCGCAGCTGGCGGTTGATTCCCGGTGTGTACTGA
- a CDS encoding SDR family NAD(P)-dependent oxidoreductase translates to MALSSKGTALITGASSGIGAVYADRLARQGYDLILVARSQAKLNALANHLSNETGRAVEVVAADLKDKADLRRVEGILRTDASITLLVNNAGVGAVMPLLGSPVDDMEDMITLNVTALTRLAYAVAPGFVARGNGTVINISSIVAIAPEILNGVYGGTKAFVLGLSQSMHHELADKGLRIQAVLPGATATDFWSEAGNPVENLPQEIVMSAEDMVDAALAGLANGEVVTIPGLHDGSQWDRYEAQRKTLSGLFGNSAAAPRYR, encoded by the coding sequence ATGGCTCTCTCATCCAAAGGCACCGCCCTGATCACGGGCGCCTCATCCGGCATCGGCGCGGTCTATGCCGATCGTCTCGCGCGTCAGGGTTACGACCTGATTCTGGTCGCCCGCAGCCAGGCCAAACTGAACGCCCTGGCCAATCACCTGAGCAACGAGACCGGTCGTGCCGTGGAAGTCGTCGCTGCCGATCTGAAAGACAAGGCCGATCTGCGCCGGGTCGAAGGGATTCTGCGCACCGACGCCAGCATCACCTTGCTGGTCAACAACGCCGGGGTCGGTGCGGTCATGCCGCTGCTGGGCAGCCCGGTGGATGACATGGAAGACATGATCACCCTCAACGTCACCGCACTCACGCGTTTGGCCTATGCGGTGGCGCCCGGCTTCGTCGCCCGGGGTAACGGCACCGTGATCAACATCTCCTCGATCGTGGCGATCGCCCCGGAAATCCTCAATGGCGTGTACGGCGGGACCAAGGCGTTCGTTCTGGGGCTGAGCCAATCCATGCACCATGAACTGGCCGACAAAGGCCTTCGCATTCAGGCCGTATTGCCGGGCGCCACCGCCACCGATTTCTGGAGTGAGGCCGGCAACCCGGTGGAAAACCTGCCGCAGGAAATCGTCATGAGCGCCGAGGACATGGTCGATGCCGCACTGGCCGGGCTGGCGAATGGAGAAGTGGTGACGATTCCGGGCCTGCACGACGGCTCGCAGTGGGACCGTTACGAAGCGCAGCGCAAGACCCTGTCAGGCTTGTTCGGCAACTCGGCGGCGGCACCGCGTTATCGCTGA
- a CDS encoding NAD(P)/FAD-dependent oxidoreductase, producing MTQPVHCEIAVIGAGVVGVATALWLRRQGYQVLLLEREAIAAGASYGNAGTLAPYGVMPIAQPSLLGAIPSLLFSKESPFVINWARLPRLMPWLLRFLNECRASRCEANTLALSNILQHTYSGYAPLLADCPQADQHLRHNGCIYAYGTEQGFAGAQASIELRRSLGIAQQVLNAADVEQLEPALAGKAVAGILFPESSHMDDPRAFIEALAAPLIAEGALHQATITGVQRQPDGLQLLSAEGQIYRADRVVLCGGAWSAALARQVGDHIPLDTERGYHIEFDLQDTLLNRPCCPVESAFYMTPMAGRLRVAGTVELGSINDPANPQRFDYLERHVRRVMGLTAPVARKWLGFRPSLPDSLPVIGPSPNEPRMIYAFGHQHLGLTLAGATGQLVADCIAGKAPSWLDSFSVQRF from the coding sequence ATGACACAACCCGTTCATTGCGAAATTGCCGTTATCGGCGCCGGCGTTGTCGGCGTTGCCACTGCCCTGTGGCTGCGTCGCCAGGGTTACCAGGTGTTGTTGCTGGAGCGCGAGGCGATTGCCGCCGGTGCGTCCTATGGCAATGCCGGCACGCTCGCGCCTTATGGCGTGATGCCGATTGCCCAGCCATCGTTGCTGGGGGCGATTCCGTCGCTGCTGTTTTCGAAAGAGTCGCCCTTCGTCATCAACTGGGCGCGCCTGCCCCGGTTGATGCCCTGGCTGTTGCGGTTTCTCAATGAATGCCGGGCCTCGCGTTGCGAAGCCAACACCCTGGCGCTGAGCAACATCCTCCAGCACACCTACAGCGGTTATGCGCCGTTGCTGGCGGACTGTCCGCAGGCCGATCAGCATTTGCGCCACAACGGTTGCATCTACGCCTACGGAACGGAGCAAGGGTTTGCTGGCGCCCAGGCATCCATCGAGTTGCGCCGTTCCCTGGGCATTGCGCAGCAAGTGTTGAACGCCGCGGATGTCGAACAGCTTGAGCCCGCGCTGGCCGGCAAAGCCGTGGCCGGGATTCTGTTTCCCGAGTCGTCGCACATGGATGACCCGCGAGCCTTCATCGAGGCGTTGGCGGCACCACTGATTGCCGAAGGCGCCTTGCATCAGGCTACGATCACCGGCGTGCAACGCCAGCCCGACGGCCTGCAGCTGCTGAGCGCCGAAGGCCAGATCTATCGCGCGGATCGCGTCGTGTTGTGTGGCGGCGCCTGGTCGGCGGCGCTGGCGCGGCAGGTCGGGGATCACATTCCACTGGATACCGAGCGCGGCTACCACATCGAATTCGACCTGCAAGACACCCTGCTCAACCGCCCCTGCTGCCCGGTGGAAAGCGCGTTCTACATGACGCCCATGGCCGGACGCCTGAGGGTGGCGGGCACGGTGGAACTGGGCTCGATCAACGACCCGGCCAATCCGCAGCGTTTTGATTATCTGGAGCGCCACGTGCGCCGGGTCATGGGCCTGACCGCTCCGGTCGCGCGCAAGTGGCTCGGGTTCCGTCCGTCATTGCCTGACTCATTGCCGGTCATCGGCCCGTCGCCGAACGAGCCGCGAATGATCTACGCCTTCGGCCATCAGCACCTGGGCCTGACGCTGGCCGGGGCCACCGGCCAGTTGGTCGCCGACTGCATCGCCGGCAAGGCACCGTCATGGCTGGACAGTTTTTCCGTGCAACGCTTCTGA
- a CDS encoding RidA family protein, whose translation MQTIARKHTNQRMSQIVIHGDTVYLAGQVGDPRHSVADQTRDALARVDALLVEAGSSREHLLQTTIWLADMADFEAMNAVWDAWIPAGHAPARACGEARLADPRLLVEVIVCAARNS comes from the coding sequence ATGCAAACCATCGCGCGCAAACACACCAATCAACGCATGAGCCAGATTGTCATCCACGGCGACACGGTGTACCTCGCCGGCCAGGTGGGCGACCCCCGCCATTCGGTCGCCGACCAGACCCGCGACGCGCTGGCGCGGGTGGATGCCTTGCTGGTCGAGGCCGGTTCGAGCCGGGAACACCTGCTGCAAACCACCATCTGGCTGGCCGACATGGCGGATTTCGAAGCGATGAACGCCGTGTGGGATGCCTGGATTCCGGCTGGGCACGCACCGGCCCGCGCGTGTGGCGAGGCACGACTGGCGGATCCGCGGCTGCTGGTCGAAGTGATAGTTTGTGCCGCAAGGAACTCCTGA
- a CDS encoding pyridoxal-phosphate dependent enzyme, with protein sequence MLHIRTPLILHPGLSTATRRIWLKLENLQPSGSFKLRGMGLLCTQAKAEGKRKVVCPSGGNAGFATAVAAASLGLQACIVVPHTTPESTRARIRKTGADVIVHGKVWDDANQRAKELSQGADTEYVPAFDHPVLWEGHSTMIDEILEDCPQVDTLVTSVGGGGLLAGLLTGLIRHGRMDCRIVACETEGAASFAAAIKAGHPVRLPRIDTVATSLGAAQVAAWPVAHILDFPHECVVLGDDEAIMGVVRYASDLRQLVEPACGVSLAVGYLDHPAIAEAHDVVIVVCGGVSISAQLVAGWARASAPGAK encoded by the coding sequence ATGCTTCACATCAGAACCCCCCTGATCCTGCACCCGGGCTTGTCGACCGCCACGCGGCGGATCTGGCTCAAGCTGGAAAACCTGCAACCCAGCGGCTCGTTCAAACTGCGTGGCATGGGATTGTTGTGCACCCAGGCAAAGGCCGAGGGCAAGCGCAAGGTGGTCTGTCCTTCGGGGGGCAACGCCGGTTTTGCCACCGCTGTCGCGGCGGCCAGCCTGGGGTTGCAAGCCTGCATCGTGGTGCCGCACACCACCCCGGAAAGCACGCGCGCGAGGATTCGCAAAACCGGCGCCGACGTGATCGTTCACGGCAAGGTCTGGGACGACGCCAATCAGCGGGCGAAGGAGCTTTCACAAGGGGCGGACACCGAATACGTGCCGGCCTTCGACCATCCGGTGTTGTGGGAGGGCCACAGCACGATGATCGATGAGATTCTCGAGGACTGTCCTCAAGTCGATACGCTCGTGACGTCGGTGGGGGGCGGTGGTTTGCTGGCAGGCCTTCTCACCGGATTGATCCGGCATGGCCGCATGGATTGCCGCATCGTCGCCTGCGAAACCGAAGGCGCGGCGTCATTTGCGGCCGCGATCAAGGCCGGGCATCCCGTCAGGCTTCCGCGCATCGACACCGTGGCCACCTCGCTTGGCGCAGCTCAAGTGGCCGCCTGGCCAGTCGCGCACATCCTCGATTTTCCTCACGAGTGCGTGGTGCTCGGCGATGACGAAGCGATCATGGGCGTGGTGCGTTACGCCAGCGATTTGCGGCAGCTGGTTGAACCGGCGTGCGGTGTTTCGTTGGCCGTCGGTTATCTGGACCACCCGGCGATTGCCGAGGCCCATGACGTGGTGATCGTGGTGTGCGGTGGCGTCAGCATCAGTGCACAACTCGTTGCCGGATGGGCGCGTGCATCCGCGCCAGGCGCGAAGTAG
- a CDS encoding GlxA family transcriptional regulator has protein sequence MTSVAFVVFEGFQSMALAAMPVFEYANFSAGEALYDVSVLSEDGRTLRASGGLSVGTQAFDERVFDTVIVVGGDAILEQAPEGVLDYVRASVKTARRTASICSGAFVLAQAGLLEGRRATTHWAYARELQARFPAIKVEEDRIYVIDGSIWTSAGMTAGIDLALAMVEKDHGPELARSVAQKLVMYHRRAGGQSQHSALLELEPKSDRIQTVLGYAREHLAEALSVEQLAGVARLSPRQFSRAFRAETGQSPAKAVENLRLEAARQMLERGRLNLDQIATEAGFSDRRRMREAFLRAFGQPPQVIRRNARSA, from the coding sequence ATGACTTCCGTGGCGTTTGTGGTGTTTGAGGGTTTCCAGTCCATGGCGCTGGCGGCCATGCCGGTGTTCGAGTACGCCAACTTCAGCGCCGGCGAAGCGCTTTACGACGTCAGCGTACTGTCCGAGGACGGCCGCACCTTGCGTGCTTCCGGGGGGTTGAGTGTCGGCACCCAGGCGTTCGATGAGCGGGTGTTCGATACGGTGATCGTGGTCGGCGGCGATGCCATTCTCGAACAGGCGCCCGAGGGTGTGCTGGATTACGTGCGCGCCAGCGTTAAAACCGCGCGGCGCACGGCGTCGATTTGCTCCGGGGCGTTCGTCCTGGCCCAGGCCGGTTTGCTCGAGGGACGGCGGGCGACCACACACTGGGCTTATGCACGGGAACTGCAAGCGCGGTTTCCTGCGATCAAGGTGGAAGAGGACCGCATTTACGTGATTGACGGATCGATCTGGACTTCCGCCGGGATGACCGCTGGTATCGACCTGGCGCTGGCGATGGTCGAAAAGGATCACGGCCCCGAACTCGCCCGCTCCGTGGCGCAAAAACTGGTGATGTATCACCGGCGTGCGGGCGGCCAGTCCCAGCATTCGGCACTGCTGGAACTGGAGCCGAAATCCGACCGCATCCAGACCGTGCTCGGCTATGCCCGGGAGCATCTCGCCGAGGCGTTGTCGGTGGAACAACTGGCGGGAGTGGCGCGCCTCAGCCCGCGTCAGTTCAGCCGGGCGTTTAGAGCCGAAACCGGCCAGTCGCCGGCCAAGGCCGTTGAAAACCTGCGCCTGGAAGCGGCACGACAGATGCTGGAACGCGGACGATTGAACCTCGATCAGATCGCCACCGAAGCCGGCTTCAGTGATCGCCGGCGTATGCGTGAAGCGTTTCTTCGGGCGTTCGGGCAGCCGCCGCAGGTGATTCGGCGCAATGCGCGTTCTGCCTGA